The window aaacaaaataatgtttttaatgtggGTTTGTTGAAGCAAGAGGAGCTGGAAGGGTTCTGTTTTAAGTCTAATAATCAAGATGAAATATTACTCTTTTATGGCACTGGATTTCTTTTACCGGAGCCTGTAagcacattgggactgatttattaaagctctccgatactggagaggatacactttcatcagtgaacctgggtaattctataagtctgtaatggatctggtccaggattgaaaacatttgctaacaaaaattacaaaattacttttgtcaatctattccaggtttgctggatcacccaggttcactgatgagggTGTATCCcaaccagccttggagagatttaataattcaggcccaaaatctttgtatttttacCACAATATTCTGAGAATTGGTcttccttcaatttttttttcacagctttcTGATTGGAGAAGATGGAGCCGTGTATGAAGGTCGGGGCTGGAAAACTAATGGAGGTCATGCTAGCAACTATAACTCAATCTCCACTGGCATCGGCTTCATAGGCAGCTACACTAGTAAGTGTTGGGGGATACATTTAGAATTACTTTTATAAGATAAATAGAGTTTACTCTTTATGACTGGTATTTATCACTTTATCACTGTTACTACTTATGGCCTCACTTTTTTGAGGTTTTTCAACTTAATATGGTTGACTTGTACAAGGTCCCAGTAATACTCAATGTTCTGGTGGTTTCACCTTCCCCACTAGTAAATGACAAATGCAGGACTTAAGAAATCCCCTTCTTTCTCTGGTATCATCACAGAGGACTATCGGAGAATAGCCCTGGCAATGGGCAAGACCACCAGGCTGATAGCCTTCCTTCTTAATATATATGGTGGGGCAGCTCTGAGCAGCCTAGCAATGCTGGAGCAAGTCAACAACAGGCCATTTGGTATTGGCAACTTTTCGTAAGAAGAGTcgctggcaggatcactaggtattTAAAGAGAGGTGGAGGTGATGTAAAGCAGTGGCCCCCAaacttttggacgtcacagaccactaaatttacggactacggaccgcgcatgtgtggggagctgtgtgtcactcaaaggggaagaaaaccTTACctccaaagtgacgtcatgatgctagaacctgtccaccatccagagacacaacctgcccaccaccctgagcctgtaaCGCATGgcccacagctctggccggtgcacccccctaagcggggtccttctcctggtgggtgcactggccagagcagcagaccacaaaaattttctcgcagaccacaggttggggaccattgaTGTAAAGGATGTAAAGGAAATTAAAGTGAATTATGTCCTTGCATGGCATATTTCTAACAatagctgagctgcacatgtgttgTTTTAGTTGCCAATAAAACCCGGCATTCCCAGCTTCGCTTGTATGTGCCAGGATGACATATGATTgtgtcatcctggcatggccaatcaagatggcccaaaaTTTTCGGGAATCAGAAGAACAGAAGGAAGATGACATCCAGTGCTGGAACATAGTCAGATGAGTTTGCTGGGTTTAGCTGCTTTAAGTAATTGTCAGGGATGCATGTCACTATATTCACATTTACTCCAATGGACCAATGGGGATGACTGTATTGAGGCTACATTTGACTTGTTTTGAGGTTTTTGAATGCAGCTGTTCCTATTGATATCCATTTAGACTTCAGGAGAAGCAGGTCTAGCCAAGCCTTGCGCTGCATTTACGTTCATGCTCATGCTTTTTACCAGCAGCACTGTGCTTCACCTATGTGATccctaaaaaaaatagtacatttttctaaggttttatttctgaaaatgtgcctaattattttaatgatgacccactttcttcctttttttacccAATACAGACCATGTGCCCAACACCGCAGCTCAGAATGCGGCCAAGCAACTCATCGCTTGTGGGGTGGAAAGGAACTACATCAAAAAAACTTACGCCTTGAAGGGGCACAGAGATGTGAAGAATACTAAATGTCCCGGGGATAGCTTCTACAAAGCCATTCAGAAATGGGCACATTTTAAAGCTTGAGGTGGATCAATGCGTTTGCTCAACGCTATCAATTCTGAATAGAGGCAGCCAATTTAGCTACATTGATTTTTATAAAGCTTTAGCCAATAAACATGAAGCCAACAATACAATTATCACCCTTAATTCTGAAGAGGAGgcagaaatcattttaaaaaatggtattagGAATTATAGgaatttaattctattttttttagtttcagataGAAGGGAGAAGGATTAGAACCCTGCCAAATGATTATAACTATCTGAGGATCCTTTAGAGAGATTTACATTCTCTTCCTTTCTTGATGACAATGGTTTCACTAGATGAGGGTAGAGGGTATATAGTGTTTATCCAAAATGATTAATTGctaccagaacaggaatagacaTGAAATCTTCCAATAGAGACAACTGTCCAAGAAGGAGTTTCTTTTACATTGGAAAGATATTCTTTGACTTCCGGCCAAGTCTACAAGACAGGAGGGAAAGAGAAATCTCCCAATTGGACTttatccaaactaaaaaaatgtggttttagctattctttaaaatgtatatatagtacttttaaaaaaattattaaaaaaattattatacaagCATTATAAACCATTTCCAGATTGCATCACCCTCAATGAAGCTAATTTTTCAAAAGATAACCAGCCGCCTTCCCTAAATATGGGAGTTATTGATaccaaataacaatatttttctgtttgcctcATTTATGAAAGAGCAATCAGCCAAACAGATCAATTTACAACAGGATCACCACTTTTGTTTAGATCCCCACTTTAACCATTCAAAAATGACAACCCATACATTTATATGCACCCCATACATTTAATTGACTAGTGAATAACATCATAGAATACAGTAGGGATCAGAGTTTGTTTCAACCACCGATTAGCCCTTTAGATGTAGTACTAGGAAGTGGCCATGAGATGTTGCAACTGAAACATTTCTACTGTTCCGTTCCAATTTTAGGGACACAAGGATTTGACCTTTccctacactaaaaaaaaaatagttatgcaTACAAATAAGCCAGGAAAAAGTTTGTAAAGGCAGTAAATGGTCTTTACCTTCCACAACAGAGAGATCAAAAGAATTCAATAAATTAGGAACAGCACTGTTATTGTTCTAATCTACTTGTATGCAAGCATTAATatcagaaaatatgtttttaattgcaaagaaaaaaaaaataaaattatattacaaatcatctctgtcttttttttctggatatttttatattcacctTTCCCTCGGTGAGAAGCATTCCAAAACgttgaggctgatttattaaagctggagagcatacacttcatcagtgaaccacCAAACCTTgcatggatctagtccaggattgaaaacatttgctaacaaataacaaatgactttgctCATTTTAAATCCAGGTAGATTACTCACCtatgttccattgcagggtgtcCCCAACTCTCTTTTATCTCCAAGAGATCTTCAGCCACCTTAATTTGCTTtgccgggatgacgtaactcccacagGGCCATTCAGTGATTCCTTCATTCCTAACACATACAAAGGGAAGCTGGGTTTCGGGTgcgtatgcacagctcagctttgtcacCACAAACCCAGCGAGATCACGCAGGTAAGACACAATATAGAACataggacatcacctgtccctttctgcaataaggaccggCCTGagcaagcatttgtaaaagtggaactttagttttggatagaagggGTAAGGATCTCAAACCCTGTcaagaactttagttccacttaaatctGATGGCCTAGAAcctaaaaaagcttttaaacaatgaaagcaaatataattatattgttgCTGTACATTTATAACCAGAATTTGTTACTATCAAGTTCTGAAAGATCAACTTTAGGATTCACTCAAAAAATGAAACCTATTTGGAGAACACAACCTTGCTGTTGAATGACATCATACTGGCATTTTATCTTGAACAAACCACTTGTTTCAGTCATCCAGGTAAATTATGATTATTCAAGTTTTTGATACAAATGATAGTAGGTGGATGTGCCTCCCAAGGGTTCATATTTTTCTATTGAGGGTGTGAAGTTAGGGGAATTAGTCTTTGCAGCAATTACATAAATGAAATTCAATAGAACCttggttatctggcacccacaggCAATGGCCAATTTCAGATAACTGTAGCTACCAGTTAACTGAGgcttccttttctcagccattcagcactagactagaatggggagacttgtccccattcacctttagtgctaaatggctgagaaaagggaaatgtttaccttttcttagccaatcaccGAGCAGAACACATGCCATTGCTCCGCTAGGGTTTCAGGAGCAATCAAGGGCTGTCCAGTGCCAATTATCTGAATATTCCAGTTATCTGAGTTtcggataaccggggttctactgtagcTTTCCTGAACAAATTAATTCAGCTAAAGCATATTGGCAGCTTACATTAGCTGGCAGAGTGCACAGTCCTCAGAGTCAATGGAACAGTCCTTTAAAGTAAACACTTTCGCATAGTCCCATGGTCCATACAGTAAGTTTTTGCAAAAAGAGCCACACAGCTTCAGTCTCAACCACATGCTTGGTTGCAGCCTACCTACTGCAATGTCCACTAAATCTGCCTGACAGAACACTTGTGCCACAATTCTAAATTAATCTAAAAAATGTTCACCCTATTTAGTAATTTTATTGTGTATCTAATGGTGACAATATTACCAGACCACCTTGAAGGACATGTAAAACTTTGCAAAGCAATGCCAACTGAAATCACATTCACAGATATCAATGGACACTGTGACTAATTAAACCAATAGAAAAACACTTTGTGGCTTATGGGTGACCACATTTTCTTGCATGATATTAGTCACCGTGCAACCCCTGCGTGTCTCTGACATGATGCCAAGCAGTCAATAAAAGAGACATTGGGTATGTTCCCCCTGATGTTTTCATTTTCCCAATCTATGTTTTAGCAAACTTGGCCTAGAATATTTATGTAAGATGCTTGTTTGCAAAAACTTTTATGAACTTCTACATCAAACAAATAGCcctttgtgttttctttccttCCTGTGAAAATGAAAGCGAAATAACTATCCATAGCAGCCAACACCCAATTAGTGGGCTAAtcccaaaatacataaatagtgCAACGTTATGTAAATATACTTTAGATCATAAACTACCTTAAATAGTCCAGAAaactaaattataaataaagtttcCATGATAATGAGCAATTTTTGCACTGGGGCCATTTTTTTCCACCCTTGGCTTTTCCTTTGAAACTCAACCAGCTGATACTAGTTTCTAGTTAATcatattcataaataatataatattaaatacagaCAGCCTCATCAGCCAAGTAGCCGAGCCATTTCTGAAGACTATTTCTGTTTATGTAGATATAAGGTGGTATACAGGGAAAACATTGTAAAGAGTAAAGATAGAAGGAGGTTATCTTTTGCTGCATTGGTGTTTTCAGTGCTTTTAAGTTTAGTCTAGCACAGAGAAAAAGATATACATTGATTATCACCACCTTGTGACAGTGTTTCTGCAGAGATAAGCCATGATGGACAGAAGAGCTTAGACCAATGTCTGCCTACAGCTCAGCTTGAATGTTTTCTAACGTGAGACTGATAGACTTCCCCTGGAAACAGCAAACAAGATTTTTCTTCTATAAAATAGCATTGACCCCCTTGCATTCTGCCAAGATTTAGGTGGACATATGTAGTTTCTACAGACATCCAGGTAAAGCTCAGTTGGGCAATTGGATACCTTGGGTATTCTCCAGCAATTTCTGAAAATGAAACCAGACCAGCGCAGTTGTTGGCTACTACACGGGACTGGCTTTATTATTCTTGAAGAATACTTTTATGTTTACATCAACTGTGATTAGtgagttatttcattattttttattaagccCTAAAAAAGTTAGtagtaaaaaagttaaagtaaGTAGTTAGCCCCAAAATACGTTGTATTTATGTAAAGCACCCCATCTCAGTGTAGAAGTTCCCTTATGTGTTGCTCTTCATTGTAGAAATGCCCCCTTGCTACTGGTGAGTGTAGAAATGAGCACCTTACTGCTATTCAGTATAGAAGTGCCCCCTTGCTGCTAGTCAGTAGAGAAATGCCCCCCTTGTGGAGCTTAAATCcgttttctcacttttttttaacatgggagaacccttgaaatacttttcagttCTTCGGGGAACCCTTTCTAtgattactgtatccacagctcacactacattagtgtggtggtcatcaAGACAAATTcatcttacattgttggccaaagggaagaatgtcacccttacaaatagccaaaaaaagatcattggtatcagcaaaactgatctgagaggcacaaactactcgttgctcagggaacccccagcaacctctggaagaaccttagttgagaaaccCTGATTTATAGGGTTGAGCTTTTGGACCCACTTACAAGATTGATCTGGCCCACTTTTCTTTAATTTGGGTTGGATGTAACTAAAATAAGTCTCCATAACAAgaatgttatatttgtttgatatataaaaaatgtattttaaatgcttatttataaACAGGTGGGGCATTGGGAGGTGCAAgggtgccactgcacaagggccctggataCTCTTCATGTACCTCAAgtaagttctgcacaggagcccactgttgaCTACACTGCTGTTTTTTAAGCAGTAAACTTGACATTTAGCAACATTTTCTGAATGAGAATCAATTGCTGACATGAAAAACACATGATTTGATtgacaaatgtcagattcatgaGTTTTAAAACAGACCCCTTAAAGTGTGAGTTATACTAATAATTTTCTCTTATACCTTTCAGACTACTATACCTTTTAGTTTGTTAAATATACTATTGaaagctttttattatatttgtccaATATCATATGGAggactgtgtgtgtgtgcttgtgtgtATTTGGTGGGGACCGATAAACAATAATCTGCCTCGGGTATTAGGCACACCACTGGTTATAGAAAATGGAAAAGTGCCTGTTATCATAACATTTCTTGTGGTTTGTGGTATTGTCTGGTCATATGTACTCATCCCAACCCACTTGTGAAATTACTGGTAATATTGGTTAATGAATTTGGTTGTGTAAATTATGCCCACAAGTCCTGTAACCAACTGTAGAAATCAAATATCTGTTGTGTAACTAACAGCTGGTAGATCATGGTGATGGAACAAAGGGAACCTGTCCTTAGAAATTGGTAGAAGAAAGGTCCAGTTTCATAAAACCCTTTAGTCAGCTGTCATTTGGATCCAATAGAATAATTGCTTTCTGAGCCACATTCAAGTATACTGACCAAGACTTTACTCGGGCTTGAATTGGAGGATATTTGTTCCAGGTCCATGAATCTGAGATGACTAAAATCATAAGGTCACCTTGGCAGTCAAAGAAGCAGCTTTTTTAGAAGGATGTCAGAATAcccatatgatatatatatacacacacacactgtagaAGAATGAAATACTgtatgtgatgccaaatttatTTGGCATCATCTATCGCACATTTGCCTGGAAAAAGGATTATAGAGCCTGGATAAGGCCATAAGTAATTAAATAGCTGCAAATTTGCGGCTCTTTATTTGGGACCCAGGCCTGgggtgtcctggaaggaatgggtggaccAGGGACTCCTCCTGGAGCACCTGGCTGATAATAAAATGGTACCTGTCCTTGAAACAGAGGgtagttgcagcctgaggccaggtggttCAAATAGCCAGGCTGTGTGCAATCTGTATGCTGAGGGAGCCCAAGAAATCTCCCAAAGTTTTGGTTTGGGGGACCAATAAAGTGACATCaaggaggctaaatttgtgtttttttctgacataCTTTGATGAAACTGATCCTCTGCAAGGAGAAACCTTGAAAATTACcttgtgctgattttttttttaattaatgaatgcagagtgccctgaaattgaaATGAAGCCTGAAATACCTCTCTTCAGCTAGTACGTTTGAAGCCAATACTCGACAACAGACACTGCCATCCAGGTAGATTAGAAATATCCTCATCTTTGAATTATTAAAGCAAACAAATGATTTGTCCAAATACTGTCCAACTATTGTTAATGTTGAAAATGACTATGGTACCTGGAAATGGTGGTTATTAAATGGAATACTTGTATAAATGTTGAGGGGCCCATATCACTAACATTAGTCTTGAGTTCCAATGGAAAGTGGTGTTTACTACTACTCATCTGTTGGTGTAAAAGGTTGattgattattaaaaaacaaagatttgtaaTTATCTGAATTAGCTGAAACAGTTACATCCCATGCTTTGGGAGGAAGGGCCACTAGGGGTGCTATGGATTGgacaggagtggtgtgagccctgagaagagccaaggtgCGGAATCTAAGAAGGagcaagtcttctccagagcctctagtggtgaggatgttgttcTGCgtgttactgccaggttgcggtccttttggcacaccagggtgggcaaaaTGATCCAAATCACTAGAAAAgtgaattgtcaaggaaggctagtgttgaggcaggcagcaagcaagaaaggtcagggacAATCcaggtcaagaaccagaaatccaggaattAGATGCTGGTGACATAGGAGCCACCGCAGACACAAGAAACACAGGAGaaacaggaagcaacaggaggcacaagtgactcGGGAGACACAGGGACTACTGCAggcacagaggaacactggaacaacacaaagGAACAGTGAGTTAAACACTAGACTGGGCAATTAGTTGTTAACACGAGACCTGGAGAGTGGGAGcgctgaattaaacagcaggtataGTGGAAATGCTCAGAAGAGCtggggggcttggcactagtggagacatgttgcacagaCACTGTGTACTGTTtctgagctagttaaatagccagggatggtgaagaggctatttcctgattggccgggaggatggcaaaactgaaaaaacatgGAGGAGCAGAGGCGTCCAGTCAGTACTGCCTatatgcgcaggagagagacgcctgcaCTTAAGTGATTAAGAGGTAAGTGTGTCATTACACTTAATAAAGAAGCAATAAAAGAGGGCTTCATCAGACTGGTTGAGTATTTGTTGCATCAGCAAATGTGGGTTTGACTACTGACTCTACTACTCAATGGCCAAAAACAAACCATGTCTATTCTTGTACTGAGGCATGAAGACTGTTCCATGCAAGAAATTGTCATAAAACATAATATGTCCTGATCCCTTCACAGAGCACACTGCACAAACTGACtctatttgcaaaaataaagacAAGTTAAAGGCCCCGGTGCATAACTAAGCAAGATGATAAATATCTTAGATATTTGTGTATAGCTGTGAGTGGCCTCACAGGTTTAACTTTGTGAAATGGGACCCGAAAAACACCAGTTTCTAACAGCTAAGAGGCGACTTCAGGAAGCTGGCCTTCTAGGGAGCCATGCAAAGAAAAAGCCCTATTGAGTGGTTATGGGATtagcaaaaaaaacaagtatGTGAAGTGCCCATCCACCCAATCCAACTCGTGGGAGGTGCTCCAGGAACCATGGGGTGAGATCTCGTTGGCGTACCTCAACAAATTGACATCTAGGATGGCGAAGGGTGACCAAGCCCACCACACTCGTGCAATTGCTGGTAATATTGGTTAATTTATTTGGTGTAAATAACTCCCACAAATCCCGTAACCAACTGTTGAAATCAAATTTTTGTTGTGTAACTAACAACATAACAAGCTGCTAAATGAAACTAGAGAACCTGTGCTTAGACAATCATAGAGGAAGCCATTGCTAAGCCCCAGTTCCATGAAACCTTTTAGCTGTTAAGCTGATCCAATGGACTTTCTTAGCCAAGCCACATACAAGTATGTTAACCAAGACTGGATAATACTTATTCCAGGTCAATATGGCTGTGAAAGaattagcttttttaaaaaagaaagtcagaACTCCCTTATGACTTTTATACACTGCCATTCAAACATTTAGGATCATTTAGAAATatcttcatttttgcattttcgTGATTTTGGAGTACTACTTCCCTCATTTAGACTAATTCAGTAGAAATTATTCCTTTCATATTATTTATGGTTCCTCCCATACATCTAGGGAACCATCCCTATACCTTTTCTGGAGCATTAAAGATAGTTCTCCTGGATCTATGAAGGGTTTTTAAGATCCCAGTGAGGGAAAAAGGCTTGAGttctcaaattttttatttctattatttttattattttacctttatttatttaaagtcgTTATACATACTGGTATTATACACCTTATAGAACAATTCCCATTTAAGGTATTTGATAAccaaatattgtcattttatgCCACAAAGCTAGTAGAGGTTGTGTGGCAAGCTAATAGGTGTTTATATTAAGCAGTTGAGCAGCTGAGAAGGAAAAAGTGTATCCTTTGCATTTACACAGGGGGCAAAAATTTTCCAGCCCGCCAGGACATTATCCTAAAATGTGAATCCACAGGTGGAATAATTTTGTCTAGCA is drawn from Pyxicephalus adspersus chromosome Z, UCB_Pads_2.0, whole genome shotgun sequence and contains these coding sequences:
- the LOC140343712 gene encoding peptidoglycan recognition protein 1-like encodes the protein MIYFVVLLSVLCAAVHAQFCPTIVSRAQWGAKNPRCTKLLSTPVSNVIIHHTSGSSCSSMASCRIKIRSLQYTHMVIKGLEDIGYNFLIGEDGAVYEGRGWKTNGGHASNYNSISTGIGFIGSYTNHVPNTAAQNAAKQLIACGVERNYIKKTYALKGHRDVKNTKCPGDSFYKAIQKWAHFKA